The following are from one region of the Alkalimarinus sediminis genome:
- a CDS encoding winged helix-turn-helix transcriptional regulator: MVLLNCFADSYTVIKGSRFSMKWDDIQEMPCSVARALSIVGDRWTLLILRDCFMGTKRFDTFQKQIGLSRHRLTDRLNKLVEHKILNKTPYQEKPLRHEYQLTKKGVDLYPILMTLAKWGDTWMADEAGSPIEYLHTPCGHITSVQLCCSVCGDAIKPNEIKPKAGPGLKAYATKAKSQP, encoded by the coding sequence ATGGTACTCTTAAACTGCTTTGCCGATTCTTATACCGTCATAAAAGGTAGTCGATTTTCTATGAAGTGGGACGATATTCAAGAGATGCCTTGCTCCGTCGCTCGAGCATTATCAATTGTAGGGGATCGTTGGACACTACTTATTCTTCGCGACTGCTTTATGGGTACTAAGCGGTTTGACACATTTCAAAAGCAGATAGGCCTGAGCAGACACCGCCTAACCGATCGCTTAAATAAATTGGTTGAACATAAAATTCTAAATAAGACGCCCTATCAAGAAAAACCATTGCGCCATGAGTATCAGCTCACGAAAAAGGGCGTTGACCTATACCCAATACTGATGACGCTAGCCAAATGGGGTGATACTTGGATGGCCGATGAAGCAGGATCACCCATTGAGTACTTGCATACACCCTGCGGGCATATTACCTCTGTTCAGCTCTGCTGCTCAGTGTGCGGTGACGCCATCAAGCCAAACGAGATAAAACCCAAAGCAGGCCCGGGCTTAAAGGCCTATGCGACAAAAGCAAAATCTCAACCCTGA
- a CDS encoding 23S rRNA (adenine(2030)-N(6))-methyltransferase RlmJ, translating into MLSYRHSYHAGNFADVLKHCTQLAIIDYLKRKDKPFCYHDTHSGAGSYTIASAEMQKNGEYQSGIGKLYGRRTGISIIDHYIDLIGSLNPTGRLNGYPGSPQIMLSARRPTDRAQLTELHPTDYALLQSLVGKSKKVKVYQQDAWQGLKALLPPPEKRGLVLIDPSYEVKQDYKTIVTALQQAYKRFSTGTYAIWYPVLERKATEQFMGQLANAGVRNMLRIEHCILPDVERGMTGSGMIVVNPPYTLKADMELALPVLDKLLSEGGAGSTALEQLTEE; encoded by the coding sequence ATGCTAAGTTATCGACACAGTTATCACGCAGGAAATTTTGCAGACGTACTTAAGCACTGCACACAATTAGCCATTATTGACTACCTGAAAAGAAAGGATAAGCCGTTTTGCTACCATGATACCCATAGTGGCGCTGGCAGTTATACGATAGCCTCTGCCGAAATGCAGAAAAACGGTGAGTACCAAAGTGGTATTGGCAAGCTGTATGGTCGTCGAACCGGTATTAGTATTATTGATCACTACATTGACTTAATTGGTTCGTTAAACCCTACCGGCCGGTTAAACGGGTATCCTGGCTCACCTCAAATTATGTTGTCAGCAAGGCGCCCGACAGATCGAGCACAGTTGACCGAACTTCACCCTACAGATTACGCACTGTTGCAATCGCTAGTGGGCAAGTCAAAGAAAGTAAAAGTCTATCAACAAGATGCTTGGCAGGGTCTCAAAGCACTATTACCACCACCTGAAAAACGAGGGTTAGTATTGATCGACCCCTCTTATGAAGTTAAGCAAGACTACAAAACTATTGTTACGGCACTGCAGCAGGCTTATAAGCGTTTTTCAACGGGCACTTACGCAATCTGGTACCCGGTGCTTGAACGTAAAGCAACAGAGCAGTTTATGGGGCAACTGGCTAACGCAGGTGTTCGCAATATGCTGCGTATAGAGCACTGTATATTGCCTGATGTTGAGCGAGGTATGACCGGTAGCGGAATGATTGTGGTTAATCCACCCTATACCCTAAAAGCCGATATGGAGTTGGCGCTGCCAGTATTAGATAAGCTGTTGAGTGAGGGTGGGGCAGGCAGTACTGCGCTCGAGCAGTTAACTGAAGAGTAA
- a CDS encoding metal-dependent hydrolase — MNALISPLTRNLKFNLPKDKITHWHSEGIHVSQFFNTMSLFFPEGERFFIHSVRHYRDQITDKRLQKAVTAFIGQEAMHGREHAEYNTAMVEAGFPVDKMEQQVISRLNFFKQHAPAPLQLAITIALEHLTAIMADTLLETPEFLQDSDPQFVALWQWHALEETEHKAVAFDVYQTVMGSSLKSYTLRTTTLAWVTLVFFIHCYRFQFQILKQRNEHKNVQGWWTLLKNQWVSPGVLRKTIPAWLDYFRPGFHPWDHDNQHLLVMIDELVENVNTLNNQSQSAA; from the coding sequence ATGAATGCTTTAATTTCCCCCTTAACTCGCAATCTAAAGTTCAACTTACCTAAAGACAAGATCACTCACTGGCACTCTGAAGGCATACATGTATCACAGTTTTTCAACACCATGTCTCTTTTCTTTCCTGAAGGTGAACGGTTTTTTATACACAGTGTGCGCCATTACCGCGACCAGATAACCGATAAGAGACTGCAAAAAGCAGTGACAGCATTTATTGGTCAAGAGGCGATGCACGGTAGAGAACATGCAGAGTACAACACAGCAATGGTTGAAGCGGGCTTTCCCGTCGACAAAATGGAACAACAAGTAATTAGTCGCCTCAATTTTTTCAAGCAGCATGCCCCTGCACCATTGCAACTTGCCATTACTATTGCATTAGAACACCTGACAGCCATCATGGCCGATACGCTGTTAGAAACGCCCGAGTTTCTGCAAGATTCTGACCCGCAGTTTGTAGCGCTATGGCAATGGCATGCACTAGAAGAGACTGAACACAAGGCCGTAGCCTTTGATGTCTACCAAACCGTCATGGGGAGTTCTTTAAAAAGTTACACGCTTCGCACGACTACCCTTGCATGGGTAACGCTGGTGTTTTTTATTCATTGCTACCGTTTTCAGTTTCAAATATTGAAACAACGCAACGAACATAAGAATGTGCAAGGTTGGTGGACACTGCTTAAAAACCAATGGGTCTCACCCGGAGTGCTGCGAAAGACTATTCCCGCCTGGCTAGACTACTTCAGGCCCGGTTTTCATCCTTGGGACCATGACAATCAACACCTACTAGTCATGATTGATGAGTTGGTCGAGAACGTAAACACCTTAAATAATCAAAGTCAAAGTGCTGCGTAA
- a CDS encoding MerR family transcriptional regulator, translated as MKDTRSPLNVIAQHAPHLNTEGVKAPPEDKEYTIDELARASESTTRNIRAYQERGILPPPTLKGRKGYYSNAHYSRLRLIADLLDRGYTLSTVGDLLNALEQGIDLRNFMGIESALTSPWTDEEPVVIAVAELMTMFDNKISPEAIGKAMALDLVQLENDGSSVRVRSMRTLKAGAELVATGIPFEDLLDIIRMLRGNVERVAGELVKLVSEHVLSPYEEDSMPPKEDLPKLAELIWRLRPLAEMAVHAELARAMENAANHFLGDKLEKMIEQLDPPK; from the coding sequence ATGAAAGACACTCGTTCCCCCCTCAATGTGATTGCGCAGCATGCGCCCCATTTGAATACAGAAGGGGTTAAAGCGCCACCTGAAGACAAAGAATATACGATTGATGAACTCGCTAGGGCATCTGAATCGACGACTCGTAATATTCGAGCCTATCAGGAACGTGGCATTCTTCCCCCTCCGACGCTTAAAGGGCGCAAAGGTTATTACTCCAATGCCCACTATTCACGTTTACGCTTGATTGCCGATCTGCTAGATAGAGGTTACACCTTATCGACTGTAGGAGATCTGTTAAACGCCCTAGAGCAAGGTATTGATCTGCGCAACTTTATGGGTATCGAGTCTGCACTTACCAGCCCTTGGACAGATGAAGAGCCTGTTGTCATTGCTGTTGCTGAGTTAATGACGATGTTTGACAACAAAATCTCACCCGAAGCTATTGGCAAAGCAATGGCCCTAGACTTGGTTCAGCTTGAAAATGATGGCAGTAGTGTAAGAGTGCGCAGTATGAGAACCCTAAAGGCCGGTGCCGAGTTAGTCGCAACCGGTATACCATTTGAAGATTTGCTAGATATTATCCGCATGTTGCGGGGTAATGTAGAGCGCGTGGCAGGCGAGTTAGTAAAGTTAGTGTCAGAGCATGTGTTGAGCCCTTATGAAGAAGATTCCATGCCACCCAAAGAAGATCTGCCTAAATTGGCAGAGCTGATTTGGCGTTTAAGGCCGCTAGCAGAAATGGCCGTTCATGCCGAGCTGGCTAGAGCAATGGAAAACGCAGCAAACCACTTCTTGGGGGATAAGCTAGAGAAAATGATAGAGCAGCTCGATCCACCCAAATAG
- a CDS encoding aspartate/glutamate racemase family protein has protein sequence MKTIGLIGGMSWESTMGYYREINQGVKAALGGLHSAKIVLFSVDFDPIEKLQQQGEWHKSGEILANAARQVERAGADCILICTNTMHKVADQVASAVSIPLLHIADATGESLLKNSVKRVGLLGTGFTMEQEFYKGRLTEKYGLEVIIPNPADMKIVHEVIYQELCLGVINASSKTEYLRIINELQAAGAEAVILGCTEIGMLITSADAPIPLYDTTQIHGAKAVEFSLN, from the coding sequence ATGAAAACTATCGGGCTGATAGGTGGAATGAGCTGGGAAAGCACCATGGGCTATTACCGAGAGATTAATCAAGGCGTTAAAGCTGCGTTAGGTGGCCTGCACTCGGCCAAAATTGTACTTTTCAGTGTTGATTTTGATCCTATCGAAAAGCTCCAACAACAAGGGGAGTGGCATAAAAGCGGAGAAATCTTAGCCAATGCCGCACGACAGGTTGAGCGAGCGGGTGCAGACTGTATTCTCATTTGTACGAATACGATGCATAAAGTGGCTGACCAGGTAGCGAGCGCAGTGTCTATTCCGTTACTACATATTGCCGATGCAACGGGCGAGTCTCTGCTTAAAAATAGCGTTAAGCGGGTGGGGCTACTGGGGACCGGATTTACGATGGAGCAAGAATTTTATAAAGGGCGACTGACTGAAAAGTATGGGCTTGAGGTGATTATCCCTAATCCGGCGGATATGAAAATCGTTCATGAGGTGATCTATCAAGAGCTTTGCTTAGGGGTGATTAATGCATCATCTAAAACTGAATATTTGCGGATTATTAATGAACTGCAGGCAGCGGGCGCAGAAGCTGTGATATTAGGCTGCACCGAAATTGGCATGCTAATAACGAGTGCCGATGCACCTATACCCTTATACGACACGACTCAAATTCATGGGGCTAAAGCGGTAGAGTTTTCGCTTAACTAA
- a CDS encoding MmcQ/YjbR family DNA-binding protein has translation MDYEIAKLYLLSKPETEESEPFGEGIPVFKVKNKIFAILGMNNGVGQLNLKCDPEEALALRDIFTAVIPGYHMNKKHWNTVILDGTIPNGEIERMIDHSYTLIVKGLKKIEREGLELRYGQDALYKK, from the coding sequence ATGGATTATGAAATTGCTAAACTGTACCTGCTAAGCAAGCCCGAAACTGAAGAGAGCGAGCCGTTCGGAGAGGGTATTCCTGTCTTTAAGGTAAAAAACAAAATTTTCGCAATCTTGGGAATGAATAACGGGGTAGGGCAGCTGAATTTAAAGTGTGACCCTGAGGAGGCATTAGCACTGCGTGATATTTTTACGGCAGTGATTCCTGGCTATCATATGAACAAAAAGCATTGGAACACGGTTATTTTGGATGGGACTATTCCAAATGGCGAAATAGAGCGCATGATTGATCACTCATATACGCTTATTGTTAAAGGTCTAAAAAAGATAGAGCGGGAAGGCTTAGAACTCCGATATGGCCAGGATGCGCTTTATAAAAAGTAG
- a CDS encoding CBS domain-containing protein translates to MISVDEIMTANVFTLSPESSVYDARCLMSEQDIRHLPVVDEANKLVGLVTQRDLLSASESTLYTTSNDARVELEKQHKIEKIMTRTVKTIDERDSLRSAALRLRKYKHGCLPVVTDGELKGIITDTDFVGVAVHLLEQLESSIPVEEF, encoded by the coding sequence ATGATTAGTGTCGATGAGATTATGACCGCTAATGTATTTACGTTATCACCTGAGAGCAGTGTATATGATGCACGTTGCTTGATGAGCGAGCAGGATATTCGTCACCTGCCGGTGGTTGATGAAGCGAATAAACTGGTAGGCTTGGTGACCCAACGAGACCTACTTAGTGCATCTGAGTCCACGTTGTATACAACGAGCAATGACGCCCGTGTCGAGTTGGAGAAACAGCATAAAATTGAAAAGATCATGACTCGAACGGTAAAAACGATTGATGAGCGAGATAGTCTTCGCTCAGCCGCTTTACGCCTTAGAAAGTATAAACACGGCTGTTTGCCAGTGGTGACCGATGGTGAGCTAAAAGGCATTATTACCGATACCGACTTTGTTGGTGTGGCAGTGCACCTTTTAGAGCAGCTCGAGTCATCTATCCCAGTTGAAGAGTTCTAG
- a CDS encoding glutamine amidotransferase-related protein, whose translation MTGQQLKLGILDCDQLHDSLRAQYVSYAHMMQTLFMQVAPSIDFAVYSVIDGVYPEEVDECDGYIITGSKSSAYDNDEWIGTLRNYIRTLASQNKKMVGICFGHQLLAHVLGGIAQKNEGGWGVGVKSSDIMASPEWMEPKVESYSLLVSHQDQVVQLPANATVIASSDYCPNAAFQMGDSVLGFQGHPEFMRGYSRQLMEMRRGIIPDDVIEGGLASLFDETDHLLIAKWIVNFLSAAD comes from the coding sequence ATGACCGGCCAACAGTTAAAACTGGGTATCCTCGATTGTGATCAACTACATGACTCGTTGCGTGCCCAGTATGTCTCTTATGCCCATATGATGCAGACACTCTTTATGCAGGTTGCTCCTTCTATAGACTTCGCGGTCTATTCTGTTATTGATGGGGTTTATCCTGAAGAGGTGGATGAGTGTGACGGCTATATTATTACCGGCAGCAAGAGCAGCGCCTATGATAATGATGAATGGATCGGCACGTTACGAAACTATATCAGAACCCTGGCTAGCCAGAATAAAAAAATGGTGGGCATCTGCTTTGGTCATCAGTTGTTGGCGCACGTGTTAGGTGGGATTGCCCAAAAAAATGAAGGGGGATGGGGCGTTGGAGTTAAGTCTAGCGATATCATGGCCAGCCCTGAATGGATGGAGCCAAAAGTGGAGTCCTATTCATTGCTCGTAAGCCATCAAGACCAAGTGGTACAGCTGCCTGCTAACGCAACAGTTATTGCTAGTAGTGACTACTGCCCGAATGCAGCCTTTCAAATGGGTGATAGTGTATTGGGGTTTCAAGGTCACCCTGAATTTATGCGGGGTTATAGTCGTCAACTAATGGAAATGCGCCGAGGCATAATTCCTGACGATGTTATTGAAGGAGGCTTGGCATCCCTATTTGATGAAACAGACCATCTGTTAATTGCTAAGTGGATTGTGAATTTCTTATCAGCTGCAGATTAA
- a CDS encoding iron-containing alcohol dehydrogenase, with translation MEQPLDLTTPDSIQGNWNYPTTIRMGGGRLAELPFVCKSLGIRNPLLVIDAGLVEQPFVARAMEFVKAEGANIALFSEVKPNPSGANIAAGVEAYKTGNHDGVIALGGGSALDAGKAIALMSGQTHSLWDLEDVGTNWLRADPDGIAPIVAVPTTSGTGSEVGRASVILDEEQKVKRIIFHPKMMPQVVLADPELVTGLPAHLTAATGLDAFVHCLEAYCAPGYHPMADGIALEGMRLIKEWLVPAVEDGNNLTARSHMMVASSMGATAFQKGLGGVHALAHPLGALFDAHHGLLNAILLPYVLMRNRMAIESRIEHVAACLGLEDSTFDGFMAWIIDLRQRLDIPHSLAEIGITAECSELVGDMAALDPSAGGNPIPLTAEDYGILCSTAVAGIGFVA, from the coding sequence ATGGAACAACCATTAGACCTTACAACACCGGATAGTATTCAGGGCAACTGGAACTATCCAACCACCATTCGAATGGGAGGGGGGCGACTCGCAGAACTCCCTTTTGTGTGCAAGTCATTGGGGATTCGGAACCCTCTACTGGTGATCGATGCAGGTCTGGTTGAACAGCCGTTTGTCGCTAGAGCTATGGAGTTTGTCAAAGCCGAAGGTGCAAACATTGCACTGTTTAGCGAAGTCAAACCCAATCCTAGCGGAGCTAATATTGCAGCGGGTGTCGAGGCATACAAAACCGGTAATCATGACGGTGTCATCGCGTTAGGGGGTGGAAGCGCATTAGATGCCGGTAAAGCGATTGCGCTGATGAGCGGCCAGACCCATTCGCTCTGGGATTTGGAAGACGTAGGCACCAACTGGCTACGCGCAGACCCAGACGGTATTGCGCCAATCGTAGCGGTACCGACAACATCGGGCACTGGCTCTGAAGTAGGACGAGCATCGGTTATTTTAGATGAAGAACAAAAGGTGAAGAGAATAATCTTCCACCCTAAAATGATGCCTCAGGTGGTGTTAGCTGACCCTGAATTAGTAACGGGCCTGCCAGCTCACCTAACCGCCGCAACGGGGTTAGATGCATTTGTGCACTGTCTCGAAGCCTATTGCGCGCCAGGGTATCACCCAATGGCCGATGGCATTGCTCTTGAAGGCATGCGATTGATTAAAGAGTGGCTGGTGCCTGCCGTTGAAGATGGCAATAACCTTACTGCTCGCAGCCATATGATGGTCGCTTCATCAATGGGGGCTACCGCATTTCAAAAAGGGTTGGGTGGCGTCCATGCGCTAGCTCATCCGTTAGGTGCGCTGTTTGATGCTCATCATGGCCTATTAAATGCAATTTTGCTGCCCTATGTCTTGATGCGTAACCGTATGGCGATAGAGAGCAGAATCGAACATGTGGCGGCTTGTCTTGGGCTTGAAGATAGCACCTTTGATGGCTTTATGGCCTGGATTATAGACCTACGACAGCGGCTTGATATTCCTCACTCACTAGCGGAGATAGGCATTACAGCGGAGTGCAGTGAGCTAGTAGGCGATATGGCCGCACTCGACCCTTCAGCAGGCGGTAACCCGATACCACTAACAGCTGAAGACTACGGCATTCTCTGCAGCACTGCCGTGGCTGGTATAGGGTTTGTCGCATGA
- a CDS encoding aldehyde dehydrogenase family protein: MNITLYSPIDGRVVAERALASAEETSAAVERAADAQRSWRQVALHERAVICHKAIDYFVQNQEPIAEEITLQMGRPIQYAAGEVRGIEERARYMIDVAETALTDELIEEHAGFNRFIRHEPLGVVVTIAPWNYPYLTAVNSIIPALMAGNSVILKHSNQTLLCAERFAEAFKQAGLPDEVFQYLHLNHEGTLALINHERVDFVSFTGSVSGGEQIEKSLAGAFKGVALELGGKDAAYIREDANLAHAIENVLDGAFFNSGQSCCGIERVYVHESLYERFLTGAINQVYEHKLGNPLDPETTIGPMVSVNAAAAVRQQIEDAVAQGARTGVDQHYFERSEEGTAYIAPQILSHVNHQMDIMTEESFGPVIGVMSVASDEEAVKLINDSQYGLTASIWTEDEEKALAIGDLLETGTVFMNRCDYLDPALPWVGVKQSGRGCALSVLGYQQLTRPKSFHLKRI, from the coding sequence ATGAATATCACATTGTATTCCCCCATTGATGGGCGCGTAGTTGCTGAAAGAGCATTGGCATCTGCTGAAGAAACGTCAGCAGCGGTAGAGCGTGCCGCAGATGCACAGCGAAGTTGGAGGCAGGTTGCACTCCATGAACGAGCCGTTATTTGTCACAAAGCGATCGATTATTTTGTGCAGAATCAAGAGCCCATAGCAGAAGAGATTACCCTGCAAATGGGAAGGCCGATTCAATATGCGGCAGGTGAAGTGCGTGGTATTGAAGAGCGTGCCCGTTATATGATTGATGTTGCAGAGACAGCGCTGACTGATGAACTAATAGAGGAGCATGCAGGCTTTAATCGTTTTATTCGTCATGAACCTCTCGGCGTCGTAGTGACAATCGCGCCATGGAACTACCCTTATCTAACCGCTGTTAACTCTATAATACCTGCTCTGATGGCGGGTAACAGTGTGATACTTAAACACTCAAATCAGACATTGTTATGTGCAGAACGGTTTGCCGAAGCGTTCAAGCAAGCGGGGCTGCCTGATGAAGTGTTCCAGTATCTCCACTTAAACCATGAAGGTACTTTAGCGCTCATTAACCATGAGCGTGTTGATTTTGTCTCGTTTACAGGTTCGGTTTCAGGTGGTGAACAAATTGAGAAGAGCTTGGCGGGCGCTTTTAAGGGGGTAGCGCTAGAGCTTGGAGGTAAAGATGCGGCTTATATTCGGGAAGATGCCAATCTAGCCCATGCGATTGAGAATGTCTTGGATGGCGCTTTCTTTAATTCAGGGCAGTCCTGTTGCGGCATTGAGCGGGTGTATGTGCACGAATCACTTTACGAGCGTTTTCTTACCGGTGCGATCAATCAGGTCTATGAACACAAACTGGGGAACCCTTTAGACCCTGAAACGACGATTGGCCCGATGGTTAGTGTAAACGCTGCCGCCGCAGTAAGACAGCAAATTGAAGACGCTGTAGCCCAAGGTGCCAGAACAGGGGTGGATCAACATTACTTCGAACGCAGCGAAGAAGGCACAGCCTATATTGCGCCCCAGATATTGAGCCATGTTAATCACCAGATGGATATCATGACAGAAGAGAGTTTTGGCCCGGTGATTGGTGTAATGTCTGTAGCAAGTGATGAAGAAGCCGTTAAGCTAATAAATGATAGCCAATATGGTTTAACGGCCTCAATTTGGACAGAAGATGAAGAGAAGGCATTGGCGATTGGTGACCTATTAGAAACCGGTACCGTATTTATGAATCGTTGTGACTATCTTGACCCTGCACTGCCTTGGGTGGGCGTTAAGCAGTCAGGTCGTGGATGTGCGTTGTCGGTTTTGGGTTATCAACAGTTAACGCGTCCCAAGTCATTTCATCTAAAACGGATATAA
- a CDS encoding glutamine synthetase family protein, producing MEAKDVQSIADARELIEARGLNHVKVGMFDIDGVMRGKYMSKEKFLSSLENDFGFCDVVLGWDVRDQLYDNTQYTGWHTGYPDAAARIIPESCRELPLEHNNVLFLAEFVGEAEAICPRGVLRKVLQQAKSLGMQIETGFEYEFFVFNETPESIREKHYQGLRSLGPAEFGYSVIRNSAESQTYQNLLKLCSQMDIPIEGLHEETGPGVLEAAIAHDDALPSADKAALFKTFTKVAMQKEGKMATFMAKWSPEYPGQSGHIHLSVRDLSGASMFYDESKPDNISDTMRHFYAGQQKLMPELLAMIAPTINAYRRLIPGFWAPTEASAGIDNRTCAIRIIPGSEQAQRIEYRIGAADANPYIIQAAVIASGLWGVENRVEPEPLVKGSAYETRFPPHLQLPHTLWDAAQRLKTSQVARHYFGDAFVDHFSATREWEEREFRKHISDWELDRYFEII from the coding sequence ATGGAAGCAAAAGATGTGCAAAGTATCGCAGATGCTCGAGAGCTTATTGAAGCGCGAGGATTGAATCATGTAAAAGTGGGCATGTTTGACATTGATGGCGTGATGCGCGGCAAATATATGTCTAAAGAAAAGTTCTTATCATCGCTTGAAAATGACTTTGGCTTTTGTGATGTGGTGTTAGGTTGGGATGTACGAGACCAACTCTATGACAACACACAATATACCGGATGGCACACCGGCTACCCTGATGCAGCGGCCAGAATAATACCTGAAAGCTGTCGAGAGTTGCCGTTAGAACATAATAATGTGCTCTTTCTCGCAGAGTTTGTGGGCGAGGCCGAAGCAATATGCCCTAGAGGCGTTTTGCGTAAGGTTTTACAACAGGCTAAATCTCTAGGCATGCAAATTGAAACGGGCTTTGAGTATGAGTTTTTCGTATTTAATGAAACCCCGGAAAGCATTCGTGAAAAGCATTACCAAGGGCTTCGGTCACTGGGGCCTGCAGAATTTGGTTATTCGGTCATTCGCAATAGTGCCGAGTCACAAACCTATCAGAACTTACTGAAACTCTGCAGCCAGATGGATATCCCCATCGAAGGCTTACATGAAGAGACCGGCCCTGGAGTGTTAGAGGCGGCAATTGCACACGATGATGCGTTACCCTCTGCCGATAAAGCTGCGCTATTTAAAACATTCACTAAAGTTGCCATGCAGAAAGAGGGCAAAATGGCGACATTTATGGCTAAGTGGTCGCCAGAGTACCCAGGGCAAAGTGGGCATATTCACCTCTCGGTCAGGGATTTAAGCGGCGCATCGATGTTTTACGATGAGAGTAAGCCAGATAATATTAGCGATACGATGCGTCACTTCTACGCGGGCCAACAAAAACTAATGCCTGAACTACTCGCCATGATCGCGCCAACCATTAATGCCTATCGACGATTGATTCCCGGTTTCTGGGCGCCTACCGAGGCCAGTGCAGGTATAGACAATCGTACCTGTGCTATTCGTATTATCCCAGGTTCAGAGCAGGCGCAGCGTATTGAATACCGAATAGGTGCTGCTGATGCCAACCCCTATATTATTCAAGCGGCTGTTATTGCATCTGGTTTATGGGGCGTTGAGAATAGAGTTGAGCCTGAGCCGTTAGTGAAGGGGAGTGCTTACGAAACCCGCTTTCCGCCTCACCTACAGCTCCCTCACACATTATGGGATGCAGCCCAAAGACTAAAAACATCACAGGTAGCGCGACACTATTTCGGCGATGCATTTGTTGACCACTTCTCTGCTACCCGAGAGTGGGAAGAGCGAGAGTTTAGAAAGCATATTTCTGACTGGGAGTTAGACCGTTATTTTGAAATTATCTGA
- a CDS encoding DUF998 domain-containing protein gives MLSLLGVLGVITSLFACVMPAYFARKTAGYSSRLNTLSELGATGSRYQKAVSRFYFLPLGVMTIVFVILAHSVVTLLPQSPFIWGLIGLVGVGYLVAAIFPCDQGAPIGGSVSNQIHNIAGLFEYLGAGVGLILLGREAVDHSAKPLMSLYLILSGSVILLSLVLLILPRLKAVRGVVQRAAETSFFAWMLTVSLLMIFGAG, from the coding sequence GTGTTATCGTTACTTGGGGTGCTAGGGGTTATAACGTCTCTCTTCGCGTGTGTTATGCCTGCCTATTTTGCCCGTAAGACGGCAGGTTATTCATCACGTCTGAATACGTTGAGTGAGTTAGGCGCAACAGGAAGCCGCTATCAAAAAGCGGTCTCTAGGTTCTACTTTCTGCCACTGGGTGTTATGACAATTGTCTTTGTTATACTTGCTCATTCGGTGGTGACACTGTTACCACAAAGCCCATTTATTTGGGGGTTGATAGGTCTTGTGGGTGTTGGGTATTTGGTTGCCGCTATATTTCCATGTGACCAAGGAGCACCTATAGGAGGGTCAGTTAGTAACCAGATACATAATATAGCCGGTTTATTTGAGTATCTGGGGGCAGGGGTTGGGTTAATCTTATTAGGCCGAGAGGCTGTCGACCATTCGGCCAAACCACTTATGAGCCTCTATTTAATCTTAAGTGGTTCGGTGATATTGTTGAGCCTTGTCTTGTTGATATTACCTCGCTTGAAAGCGGTGAGAGGGGTGGTGCAACGGGCGGCTGAGACTAGTTTTTTTGCTTGGATGTTGACGGTTTCGCTATTGATGATTTTTGGCGCGGGTTAA